The Apibacter raozihei genome contains a region encoding:
- a CDS encoding lysophospholipid acyltransferase family protein, whose product MQLISFLIFYPLLWIVSKVPFRILYILSDISYWVLYRIVGYRKKTVRENLQIALPHFSDYKRKQVEKKFYQHFCDSFLEMIKTMTISEREMENRFKIKNIDLVKEFEAKGKSVILVCAHYSSYEWLLIMNKYLNFKGFGVYKKLRNKYFDQMIRNVRGKFGGTLVNSKDIKDTLKSNQESGIKGYYGFVSDQSPKLRKVNHFTQFFGVNVPVFTGAEFLAKKHDMSIMFVKGKKVKRGYYTAEFVSPKKDIYEYSDYELTDEFFRLLESQILEAPEYYLWTHKRFKHKKLNIPSKCSRVFCPVYPLVLKQQLKVS is encoded by the coding sequence ATGCAATTAATCAGTTTTTTAATCTTTTATCCATTATTATGGATAGTTTCAAAAGTTCCATTTAGAATTTTATACATTTTATCAGACATCTCTTATTGGGTTCTCTACAGAATTGTTGGCTACAGGAAAAAAACGGTAAGGGAAAATTTGCAGATTGCCCTTCCTCATTTTTCCGATTATAAACGAAAACAAGTTGAAAAGAAGTTTTATCAGCATTTTTGCGATAGTTTTTTAGAAATGATTAAAACTATGACTATTTCTGAAAGGGAAATGGAAAACCGTTTTAAAATAAAAAATATAGATTTAGTTAAAGAGTTTGAAGCGAAAGGAAAAAGCGTCATTTTAGTCTGTGCACATTATTCCAGTTATGAATGGCTTTTAATCATGAACAAATATTTAAACTTTAAAGGTTTTGGAGTCTATAAAAAGTTGAGGAATAAATATTTTGATCAAATGATTAGAAATGTAAGAGGGAAATTTGGAGGGACATTGGTTAATTCTAAGGACATAAAAGATACACTGAAATCTAATCAGGAATCAGGAATTAAAGGTTATTATGGGTTTGTAAGTGATCAATCCCCTAAATTAAGAAAAGTAAATCACTTTACTCAATTTTTTGGGGTCAATGTGCCTGTTTTTACCGGGGCAGAATTTCTGGCTAAAAAACATGATATGAGTATTATGTTTGTAAAAGGTAAAAAAGTAAAAAGAGGCTATTATACAGCTGAATTTGTATCTCCTAAAAAAGACATTTACGAATATTCTGACTATGAACTAACCGATGAATTTTTCAGACTTTTGGAAAGTCAGATTCTGGAAGCTCCGGAATATTATTTGTGGACACATAAGAGATTTAAACACAAGAAACTTAATATACCTTCAAAGTGTTCTCGGGTTTTTTGTCCTGTTTATCCATTAGTACTCAAACAGCAATTAAAAGTTTCGTAA
- a CDS encoding DEAD/DEAH box helicase yields the protein MTFNDLNIIEPLLRALNDKGYNSPTPIQKETIPHILNERDVLGLAQTGTGKTAAFLLPVIQQLVQKENVGKHNKKAIKALVLAPTRELAIQISDSFKDYTTYLNINHGVIFGGVNKDRQIKTLQNGIDLLIATPGRLLDLMNQKVVDLRFVEFFIIDEADKMLDMGFIHDMKKIIQYLPKQKQTLLFSATMPSMIASLSKNLLSNPVKVEVTPVSSTVDTIHQRVFFVEKSDKNKLLVDLLSKNKDQLALVFLRTKHGADRIVRTLKKAGIFSEAIHGNKSQNARQRILTDFNSRKNKILIATDIAARGIDVSHLELVINYDLPSEPETYVHRIGRTGRAGNSGTAFSFCSQEEQKTLRSIQKLTGKKLVSEKV from the coding sequence ATGACTTTTAACGATTTAAATATCATTGAGCCCTTATTAAGAGCTTTAAATGATAAAGGATATAATTCACCTACCCCAATACAGAAAGAAACAATTCCTCATATACTTAATGAACGCGATGTATTAGGATTGGCGCAGACAGGTACTGGAAAAACAGCTGCATTTTTATTGCCTGTTATTCAACAGCTGGTACAAAAAGAAAACGTTGGAAAACATAATAAAAAAGCAATAAAAGCATTGGTTTTAGCTCCGACAAGAGAATTAGCAATACAAATTAGTGATAGTTTTAAAGATTATACTACTTATTTAAATATTAATCACGGAGTTATTTTTGGCGGTGTAAACAAAGATCGTCAAATCAAAACATTGCAAAACGGTATAGATCTTCTAATAGCAACTCCCGGAAGGCTTTTAGATTTGATGAATCAAAAAGTAGTAGACTTAAGATTTGTTGAATTTTTTATTATAGATGAAGCGGATAAAATGTTGGATATGGGATTTATCCATGATATGAAAAAAATAATTCAATATTTGCCTAAGCAGAAGCAAACGCTTCTTTTTTCCGCAACTATGCCTTCTATGATAGCTTCGTTGTCAAAGAATTTACTATCAAATCCGGTCAAAGTAGAGGTAACTCCGGTTTCTTCGACCGTGGATACCATTCATCAGCGAGTTTTTTTTGTTGAAAAATCAGATAAAAATAAATTATTGGTAGATTTACTTTCAAAAAATAAAGATCAGCTGGCATTAGTATTTTTACGAACCAAACATGGCGCTGACAGAATTGTTAGAACTTTAAAAAAGGCGGGAATATTTAGTGAGGCAATCCATGGAAATAAATCTCAGAATGCACGTCAGCGCATATTAACTGATTTCAATTCAAGAAAAAATAAGATTTTAATAGCTACAGATATAGCAGCAAGAGGTATAGATGTAAGTCACTTGGAATTAGTTATAAATTATGATTTACCTAGTGAGCCTGAAACTTACGTACATAGAATCGGAAGAACCGGTAGAGCCGGTAATTCAGGAACTGCTTTTTCTTTTTGTTCTCAGGAAGAACAAAAAACGCTTAGGAGTATACAAAAACTTACAGGTAAAAAATTAGTCAGCGAAAAAGTTTAA
- a CDS encoding type II 3-dehydroquinate dehydratase, whose translation MKVLIINGPNLNLLGKREPEIYGSTTFDEYFMHLKEKFNTLDLEYFQSNHEGFLIDKIHEVGFSYDGIVINPGALTHYSYALHDALKSVTTPAIEIHISDIEKREDFRKISVTRDACILQIKGKGLPGYDEAINYFTNSLNKKS comes from the coding sequence ATGAAAGTACTGATTATTAATGGGCCTAATCTAAATTTATTGGGAAAAAGAGAACCTGAAATTTACGGGAGTACAACTTTTGATGAGTACTTTATGCATTTAAAAGAAAAATTCAATACTTTAGATTTAGAGTATTTTCAATCTAATCATGAAGGTTTTCTGATAGACAAAATTCATGAGGTAGGTTTCAGTTATGATGGAATTGTAATAAACCCCGGTGCATTAACTCATTATTCGTATGCTCTGCACGACGCACTTAAATCAGTAACTACGCCGGCTATTGAAATACATATTTCTGATATTGAAAAAAGAGAAGATTTCAGAAAAATATCAGTGACCCGAGATGCCTGTATTTTACAAATAAAAGGAAAAGGCCTGCCCGGCTACGATGAAGCAATTAACTATTTCACAAACAGCCTGAACAAAAAAAGTTAA
- a CDS encoding AI-2E family transporter gives MKDRINGKVIHQVLFILVIIALFFLIISQLAIFLPSLLGAATLYALSRNFFLFLTEKKKWNKWVTVLVIFLLAILIISAPVYLIIELAYSKVQVALSYSQSINESIAKIVHDVQARYHFNILSKDNILQATSWAGKFVPQILNSTMNSVVVFFFSFFIFFFMIMNIRKMESTFMKWSPIKNENTIKLGQKLKKMIQSNAIGIPAVALIQGIVAVIGYAIIGLDNLWFWFAVTTFASMIPIVGAALAYVPIAILLFTSGQTWQSVFVLLYGTIVVGLSDNIVRFTLLKKLDNVHPLITVFGVIFGMNIFGFLGLIFGPILLSCFFLLIEVYTDEFSDKKNTKE, from the coding sequence ATGAAAGACCGTATTAATGGAAAAGTTATTCATCAAGTATTATTCATTCTTGTAATAATAGCCTTGTTTTTTCTCATCATCAGCCAGTTAGCTATTTTTTTACCCAGCTTATTAGGAGCAGCGACTTTATACGCTCTTTCCCGGAATTTTTTTCTGTTTCTTACAGAAAAGAAGAAATGGAACAAATGGGTTACAGTTCTGGTTATATTTTTACTTGCTATTTTAATCATTTCAGCCCCTGTCTATCTCATTATAGAGCTAGCCTATTCAAAAGTACAGGTAGCACTTTCTTATTCTCAGAGTATCAATGAATCAATTGCAAAAATCGTTCACGACGTACAGGCCCGATATCATTTTAATATACTGAGTAAAGACAATATTCTTCAGGCCACATCCTGGGCAGGAAAGTTTGTTCCACAGATTTTAAATTCTACGATGAATTCTGTAGTCGTATTTTTCTTTTCATTTTTTATTTTCTTTTTTATGATTATGAATATTCGTAAAATGGAAAGCACATTTATGAAATGGTCTCCTATTAAAAATGAAAACACTATTAAACTTGGACAAAAATTAAAAAAGATGATTCAGTCCAATGCTATAGGTATTCCTGCAGTAGCCTTAATTCAGGGGATAGTAGCAGTTATCGGATATGCAATTATAGGTCTGGACAATTTATGGTTTTGGTTTGCAGTAACTACTTTTGCTTCCATGATACCTATTGTCGGGGCAGCTCTTGCATATGTTCCTATTGCTATTCTGCTTTTTACTTCCGGACAAACCTGGCAATCTGTTTTCGTACTTTTATACGGAACGATCGTTGTGGGACTTTCAGACAACATAGTAAGATTTACCCTTTTAAAAAAACTTGATAACGTGCATCCTTTAATCACTGTATTCGGTGTTATTTTCGGAATGAATATCTTTGGATTTTTAGGATTAATTTTCGGTCCTATTCTGTTGTCCTGTTTCTTCCTACTGATTGAAGTTTATACTGATGAATTTTCTGATAAAAAAAATACGAAAGAATAA
- the msrB gene encoding peptide-methionine (R)-S-oxide reductase MsrB — protein sequence MKTEKTEEEWKSELSPEEYYVLREKGTEAPYSGKFYMHFDKGIYTCKACGAVLFDSNSKFDSHCGWPSFDREIEKGRIIEKIDRSHNMTRVEILCANCGSHLGHVFNDGPTQTGLRYCVNSVSLDFEKTN from the coding sequence ATGAAGACTGAAAAAACTGAAGAAGAATGGAAAAGTGAACTTTCACCGGAAGAGTATTATGTGCTTCGGGAAAAAGGTACGGAAGCTCCTTATAGCGGCAAATTTTACATGCATTTTGATAAAGGAATTTATACCTGTAAAGCTTGTGGTGCTGTTTTATTTGACAGTAACTCAAAATTTGATTCACATTGCGGATGGCCAAGTTTTGACCGAGAAATTGAAAAAGGAAGAATTATTGAGAAAATAGATAGATCCCATAACATGACCCGGGTGGAAATTCTTTGTGCCAATTGCGGTAGTCATTTGGGACATGTATTTAATGACGGGCCAACACAGACAGGTTTGCGTTATTGCGTTAATTCTGTATCTCTTGATTTTGAAAAAACGAATTAA
- a CDS encoding L-threonylcarbamoyladenylate synthase, protein MAKILKIHPDNPSEKQINEVVEVLKKGGIIVYPSDTVYGLGCDIFNHKAMERLSKIKGVKLEKAQFSFICSDLSNLSQFSKPIDNTIFKLLKRALPGPFTFILNASNSLPTTYKSKKTVGIRVPDHNIPRMIVEKLGYPIASTSTHSDDEIMEYSTDPELIAEKYDKLVDLVIDSGVGDYTASTVVDVTSGEPVLLRKGKGDLDLYI, encoded by the coding sequence ATGGCAAAAATTTTAAAGATTCATCCAGACAATCCATCAGAAAAACAAATTAATGAGGTAGTGGAAGTTCTAAAAAAAGGAGGAATTATTGTTTATCCTTCCGATACTGTTTATGGACTGGGTTGTGATATCTTTAATCATAAAGCTATGGAACGCTTATCTAAAATAAAAGGTGTAAAACTTGAAAAAGCTCAATTTTCTTTTATTTGCAGCGATTTAAGCAATTTATCTCAGTTTTCCAAACCTATAGACAATACTATATTTAAATTACTTAAAAGAGCTTTACCCGGACCTTTTACTTTTATTCTTAATGCTTCTAATAGCTTACCAACTACTTATAAAAGCAAAAAAACGGTAGGAATCAGAGTTCCTGATCATAACATTCCAAGAATGATTGTCGAAAAATTGGGTTATCCCATTGCTTCTACTTCTACTCATAGTGATGACGAAATTATGGAATACTCAACAGATCCTGAATTAATTGCAGAAAAATATGATAAGTTAGTAGACTTAGTGATTGATAGCGGGGTTGGTGATTATACGGCTTCTACGGTCGTTGATGTAACTTCCGGCGAACCCGTTCTTTTAAGGAAAGGGAAAGGCGATCTGGATTTATATATTTAA
- a CDS encoding DUF3829 domain-containing protein, protein MRKILVLVLALSAVAVNTSCKKEINKIGNTVLKSNLSDANAIIDFNNNFLDSYKSSTDNIESILKYSQAAETKAKGGRVLIMPMVINIRDFNISKIKEIPSGFGKDKDAIEKDFNTYKAKIESIRKKSEELKSYINAEDYKDDSGAKAERLNKEIEAEAQAFYIVGESIITKIKPATDLAEEEILKDHPMKKYIISSKGIINLLDSTMEILEKQYTGGFNESVAKNKYDELEKAVGNNEKLDFNVTDSQYSSKKTQFESVNTKARNFLDNYRKLIRNSKETGTISDGDIRSLDSSYESVLSSYNSFVK, encoded by the coding sequence ATGAGAAAAATTTTAGTTTTAGTATTAGCACTGTCAGCTGTGGCAGTAAATACAAGTTGTAAGAAAGAAATAAATAAAATTGGAAATACAGTTTTAAAAAGTAACCTGTCTGATGCAAATGCTATAATAGATTTTAATAATAATTTTCTAGATTCTTATAAAAGTTCTACTGATAATATTGAAAGTATTTTAAAATATTCTCAGGCTGCAGAAACTAAAGCAAAAGGCGGAAGAGTATTAATTATGCCAATGGTCATAAATATTAGAGATTTTAATATTAGTAAAATAAAAGAAATTCCTTCAGGGTTTGGTAAAGATAAAGATGCTATCGAAAAAGATTTCAACACGTATAAAGCAAAAATTGAAAGTATAAGAAAAAAGAGTGAAGAATTAAAATCTTACATAAATGCTGAGGATTATAAAGATGACAGCGGAGCTAAAGCAGAAAGATTAAATAAGGAAATTGAAGCAGAAGCTCAGGCTTTTTATATTGTTGGCGAAAGTATAATTACTAAAATAAAACCGGCAACCGATCTGGCAGAAGAGGAAATTTTAAAAGATCATCCTATGAAGAAGTATATTATCTCTTCAAAAGGAATTATAAATTTGTTGGACTCTACGATGGAAATTTTGGAAAAACAGTATACGGGAGGGTTTAATGAGTCCGTTGCAAAAAACAAATATGATGAATTGGAAAAAGCCGTTGGAAACAATGAAAAGCTTGATTTTAACGTGACAGATTCTCAATATTCCAGCAAAAAAACGCAGTTTGAATCAGTAAATACAAAAGCGAGAAACTTTCTCGATAATTACCGGAAATTAATACGAAATTCTAAAGAGACCGGTACAATTTCTGACGGTGATATTAGGAGTTTGGACTCCTCATATGAATCTGTTCTAAGTTCTTATAACTCATTTGTAAAATAA
- a CDS encoding class I SAM-dependent methyltransferase: MDTKFETKQYWENEYKTITQFDGDEPDRWIKALEKENKIKGMVLDSGCGSGRTSVYLAKLGYDVTGVDISSNAINKAKNKLKTEKLTFHQGDICEFSEFKNCFDTIIDIGCFHSIMSHEDCLKYTQNLFRISKPKSRIYLRAFSDKNIKQNSKMDKPGLPAISEQKIRTCFPADFWNIVQCEEKEIDLLVYGNLYKKGYCWFVEIECKKR; this comes from the coding sequence ATGGACACAAAATTTGAAACAAAACAATATTGGGAAAATGAATACAAAACAATAACCCAGTTTGATGGAGATGAGCCGGATCGCTGGATTAAAGCGCTGGAAAAAGAAAATAAAATAAAGGGAATGGTGTTGGATTCAGGGTGCGGGTCCGGAAGAACTTCTGTGTATCTTGCGAAGCTAGGCTATGATGTAACCGGAGTAGATATATCTTCCAACGCGATAAATAAAGCTAAAAATAAGTTAAAAACAGAAAAACTGACATTTCATCAAGGTGATATATGTGAATTTTCTGAATTTAAAAATTGTTTTGATACAATTATAGATATTGGTTGTTTTCATTCAATAATGAGTCACGAAGATTGTTTAAAATACACACAAAATCTCTTTCGGATTTCAAAACCTAAATCAAGAATATATTTAAGAGCCTTTAGTGACAAAAATATAAAACAAAATAGTAAGATGGATAAGCCAGGACTACCTGCTATATCAGAGCAGAAAATAAGAACATGTTTTCCAGCTGACTTTTGGAATATAGTTCAATGTGAAGAAAAAGAAATAGATTTGTTGGTTTATGGGAATCTTTATAAGAAAGGTTATTGTTGGTTTGTAGAAATTGAATGCAAAAAAAGATAA
- a CDS encoding M16 family metallopeptidase: MRKLFLTILLTSIIMITNSQIYKTEKYIDENGYEFESVTNDTSKTRIYTLKNGLKVYLSQNKDEPRIQTYIPVRTGSANDPSDNTGLAHYLEHMMFKGTSKIGTINWEEESRLLSVIEDLYEQHKAEKDSQKKKEIYRKIDEVSQEASKYAIANEYDKMLSALGAKGTNAHTWLDETVYKNNIPANELERWLTVESERFSELVLRLFHTELEAVYEEFNRAQDNDSRLVNYELMAALFPTHNYGQQTTIGKPEHLKNPSMKAIHKYFSTYYVPNNMAVILVGDLQFDTTIVLVDQYFGSFSYKELPIKKKVEEKPITSVIEKIVKSPSAERLQLAFRTKGAGSKEALYVKMIDMILNNSGAGLIDMNINQKQKAQGAGSYTMAFNEYGIHSLYGAPREGQTLKELEKLLVEQIDQIKKGKFEDWLLKAVINDLKTQRIKRWDSSDGVATQMYNTFIQNRSWESVLEEFNTLDTITKKDLVDFAENFYSSNYVVIYKEEGNNEKLVRVENPKITPIKLNRIDVSEFYQKFSNLTVSEIEPHFIDFHNLIYKEDLKSIQFSSIKNKSNDLGELYYIFDFGSDNDKYQALALSYLDYLGTNQYNKSQLEQEFYKIGITYTLRIQNEKIYISLQGLEENIPKGIELLEHLLADAIPDNEAYNDYVQTIIKSRKDSKLNKQSIFNALAQYARFGKNNRLRDIISDVELQAIEPEQLMRYIHQLLSYEHEIFYYGPSEDFIKQAIIKFHNLGKKSKFPQTSPYVEQSPESIIYFTPYDMVQTEILFQSKGDKFDVKKLPLAKVFGEYFGGGLSSIVFQEIRESRSLAYSAYAGYSVAAEKDKNDFIISYIGTQADKLSEAVQAMNQLMDTMPEVEEQFENAKRGALKQIASDRITKANIFWAYFAARKKGIDYDVRKDVYNRISTLKISDLRDFFNKEIKGRKFNVSLIGKKENLDWESVQKLGQVKELNLQELFNY, translated from the coding sequence ATGAGGAAATTATTTCTAACCATTTTATTAACATCAATTATTATGATAACAAACTCTCAGATATACAAGACGGAAAAATATATAGACGAGAATGGATATGAATTTGAATCGGTAACAAACGATACATCCAAAACCAGAATTTATACATTAAAAAACGGGTTAAAGGTATATTTATCACAAAATAAAGATGAACCACGTATACAAACATATATTCCGGTTAGAACAGGATCTGCTAACGATCCGTCCGATAACACAGGGTTGGCACATTATCTGGAGCATATGATGTTTAAAGGAACATCCAAAATAGGTACTATTAATTGGGAAGAAGAATCACGTCTTCTCTCAGTTATAGAAGATTTGTATGAACAGCATAAAGCGGAAAAAGATTCGCAGAAAAAGAAAGAAATTTACAGAAAGATAGATGAAGTTTCTCAGGAAGCTTCTAAATATGCGATAGCTAATGAATATGATAAAATGCTGTCAGCTTTAGGGGCAAAAGGAACTAATGCTCATACTTGGCTGGATGAGACTGTATATAAAAATAATATTCCTGCAAATGAATTGGAAAGATGGCTGACAGTAGAAAGTGAACGCTTTTCCGAACTGGTTTTGAGATTATTTCATACAGAACTCGAAGCTGTATATGAAGAATTTAACAGGGCGCAGGATAATGATAGCCGGTTGGTTAATTATGAATTGATGGCAGCTCTTTTCCCCACTCATAATTATGGACAGCAAACGACAATAGGAAAGCCTGAACATCTTAAAAATCCTTCTATGAAAGCAATACATAAGTATTTCAGTACTTATTATGTACCTAATAATATGGCTGTGATTCTTGTAGGGGATTTACAATTTGATACGACAATTGTTTTAGTAGATCAGTACTTTGGCTCATTTTCATATAAAGAACTGCCGATAAAGAAAAAAGTAGAGGAGAAACCCATCACATCTGTAATAGAAAAAATAGTTAAAAGTCCTTCTGCAGAGAGGCTGCAACTAGCTTTTCGCACAAAAGGAGCCGGTAGTAAAGAGGCTTTATATGTAAAAATGATTGATATGATCTTAAATAACTCCGGTGCAGGGCTTATAGATATGAATATAAATCAGAAGCAGAAGGCTCAGGGAGCAGGTTCTTATACTATGGCATTTAATGAATATGGCATACATTCTTTATATGGAGCACCCAGAGAAGGGCAAACGCTTAAAGAACTGGAAAAATTACTTGTTGAACAGATTGACCAAATAAAAAAAGGTAAGTTTGAAGACTGGTTATTAAAAGCTGTTATAAATGATTTAAAAACTCAGAGAATCAAGCGATGGGATTCCTCTGATGGAGTTGCAACTCAAATGTATAATACATTTATCCAGAATAGATCATGGGAATCAGTATTAGAAGAATTTAATACCTTAGATACAATAACTAAGAAAGATTTAGTAGATTTCGCTGAAAATTTCTATAGTTCCAATTATGTGGTTATTTATAAAGAAGAAGGGAATAATGAAAAATTAGTAAGAGTAGAAAATCCAAAAATTACTCCAATAAAATTAAATCGTATAGATGTCTCTGAATTTTATCAAAAGTTCTCCAATCTTACTGTAAGTGAAATAGAACCTCATTTTATTGATTTTCATAATCTGATATATAAGGAAGATCTAAAAAGTATACAGTTTAGTTCAATTAAAAATAAAAGTAATGACCTGGGGGAATTATACTATATTTTTGATTTCGGTTCCGATAATGATAAGTATCAGGCATTAGCATTAAGTTACTTAGATTATCTGGGAACAAATCAATATAATAAATCCCAGTTAGAACAAGAATTTTATAAAATAGGAATAACCTATACCTTAAGAATTCAAAATGAAAAAATTTATATAAGCTTACAAGGTCTTGAAGAAAATATACCAAAAGGTATTGAACTTCTTGAGCATTTGTTAGCAGATGCCATACCTGATAATGAAGCATATAATGACTATGTACAGACCATAATTAAAAGCAGAAAAGATTCAAAGCTCAACAAACAATCCATTTTTAATGCATTGGCACAATATGCGAGGTTTGGAAAAAATAACCGTTTACGCGATATAATTTCTGATGTGGAACTTCAGGCGATAGAACCAGAGCAACTTATGCGGTATATACATCAATTGTTATCGTATGAGCACGAGATATTTTATTATGGACCATCTGAAGATTTCATAAAACAAGCGATAATTAAATTTCATAATTTAGGTAAAAAGAGCAAGTTTCCTCAAACCTCTCCATATGTAGAACAATCTCCCGAAAGTATCATTTATTTTACTCCTTATGATATGGTGCAGACGGAAATATTATTTCAATCGAAAGGGGATAAATTTGATGTGAAAAAGCTGCCATTGGCAAAAGTATTTGGAGAGTATTTTGGAGGAGGACTTTCCTCAATAGTCTTTCAGGAAATCAGAGAAAGTCGTTCGCTCGCTTACTCTGCTTATGCAGGTTATTCTGTAGCAGCAGAAAAAGATAAAAACGATTTTATTATTTCTTATATTGGAACTCAGGCAGATAAGCTTTCTGAGGCTGTACAGGCTATGAATCAGTTAATGGATACCATGCCGGAAGTTGAAGAACAATTTGAAAATGCCAAAAGAGGAGCACTTAAACAAATAGCTTCTGATAGAATTACTAAAGCAAATATTTTTTGGGCCTATTTTGCTGCAAGAAAAAAAGGAATTGATTATGACGTAAGAAAAGACGTGTATAACAGAATATCTACCTTGAAAATATCTGATTTAAGAGACTTTTTTAATAAGGAAATAAAAGGACGAAAATTTAATGTTTCATTAATTGGTAAAAAAGAAAACCTTGATTGGGAATCTGTTCAAAAATTAGGACAAGTTAAAGAACTTAATTTGCAGGAATTATTTAATTATTAA
- the nhaA gene encoding Na+/H+ antiporter NhaA, producing MSNISKVFLDLFKNEKTAGIVLIICTVFSLIIANSVFQTSYLEFWETPLRIQWGEFNFLSHHGKPLTLAAFINDALMAIFFLMIGLELEKEIYIGELSNPKKALLPVMGALGGMLVPAGIYLYFNYGTDTQSGAGIPMATDIAFALGILSLVGKKVPLALRVFLTALAVIDDLGAIIVIALFYTQDLSLISLSAAAGIWLLLFILNKLKVKLLLPYMVGGIIMWYFMLNSGVHATITGVLLAFVIPFGDGEKNSISNKLQSALHYPVSYLILPVFALANTAVIIEGDLGGIFAQHYSMGIFLGLFAGKPLGIVLFAFIACLLGLCKLPHGINWKQMIGVGFLGGIGFTMSIFITLLAFDPITHQDYINNSKFMILITSLCSALAGYLYLSFIYREK from the coding sequence ATGAGTAATATTAGCAAGGTATTTTTAGATTTATTTAAAAATGAGAAAACGGCCGGTATTGTATTAATAATCTGTACAGTATTTTCATTAATCATAGCTAATTCAGTATTTCAAACCTCGTATCTTGAATTTTGGGAAACTCCTTTAAGAATACAGTGGGGCGAATTTAATTTTTTAAGTCATCATGGAAAGCCTTTAACTCTTGCAGCATTTATAAATGATGCATTAATGGCTATATTTTTTCTGATGATTGGGCTTGAACTAGAGAAAGAAATATACATCGGAGAGCTTTCAAACCCTAAAAAAGCGCTTTTACCGGTTATGGGAGCGCTGGGAGGAATGCTGGTTCCTGCTGGTATCTATCTATATTTCAATTACGGCACAGATACACAGTCTGGTGCGGGAATTCCTATGGCTACCGACATTGCTTTTGCATTAGGTATTTTGTCTTTAGTGGGTAAAAAAGTTCCTTTAGCATTAAGGGTTTTTCTTACAGCACTTGCAGTTATTGATGATTTAGGAGCGATTATAGTTATTGCCCTTTTTTACACTCAAGATCTTTCATTGATTTCATTAAGTGCAGCCGCAGGAATTTGGCTGCTATTATTTATTTTAAATAAATTAAAAGTAAAGCTTTTACTACCGTATATGGTAGGAGGAATTATAATGTGGTATTTTATGCTTAATTCCGGAGTTCATGCAACGATAACCGGGGTACTTCTTGCATTTGTTATACCCTTTGGAGATGGAGAGAAAAATAGTATTTCTAACAAGTTGCAATCAGCTCTGCATTATCCTGTAAGTTATCTTATTTTACCGGTATTTGCACTAGCCAATACAGCGGTAATTATAGAAGGTGACCTGGGCGGAATATTTGCTCAGCATTATAGCATGGGTATTTTCTTAGGATTATTTGCCGGTAAACCTCTCGGAATAGTTTTATTTGCCTTCATAGCATGTTTGTTAGGCCTTTGTAAACTACCTCATGGAATAAACTGGAAGCAAATGATTGGAGTTGGCTTTTTAGGCGGTATAGGATTTACTATGTCTATATTTATTACTTTGTTAGCTTTTGACCCTATAACACATCAGGATTATATAAACAATTCCAAATTTATGATTTTGATAACTTCGTTATGTTCAGCACTGGCAGGCTATTTATATTTGTCATTTATTTACAGGGAAAAATAG